From Watersipora subatra chromosome 8, tzWatSuba1.1, whole genome shotgun sequence, a single genomic window includes:
- the LOC137402331 gene encoding piggyBac transposable element-derived protein 5-like, with protein sequence MASSSQRPAKSTRRAQFVLADSIIDNSDSDSNFSDVNLMDFDISDGSSDDDASVVGPRDDGGDAISNDGVWTVIRNLTNDKCPNVNDFTSPIGPVFVPPEATAVDYFERFFAPTEQGGVSLWEHLVIETNKYKEYYTRNKQVLKQHSKVHKWKDVTEEQMKAFIGTILNMGINRKKTIESYWDSTNWSQIVQPFKETFTQDTFKLILRFFHVSDSDQEPEKGTPDMISSTSSDQY encoded by the coding sequence atggCTTCATCTTCCCAACGACCTGCTAAATCAACTCGAAGGGCCCAGTTCGTTTTGGCAGATTCTATTATTGATAACTCAGACAGTGActcaaatttttctgatgtGAATCTAATGGACTTTGATATAAGTGATGGGTCTAGTGATGACGATGCCTCTGTTGTTGGGCCAAGGGATGATGGAGGAGATGCAATTAGTAATGATGGGGTTTGGACTGTAATTAGAAACCTTACCAATGACAAATGCCCCAATGTCAATGATTTTACCAGTCCCATTGGGCCAGTATTTGTTCCACCAGAGGCAACTGCAGTGGATTATTTTGAGAGATTTTTTGCTCCAACTGAGCAGGGGGGTGTTTCTTTGTGGGAACATCTAGTCATTGAAACCAACAAGTATAAAGAGTACTATACAAGAAATAAACAGGTTCTCAAGCAGCACTCCAAAGTACACAAGTGGAAAGATGTAACAGAAGAACAAATGAAAGCATTTATTGGCACTATCTTGAACATGGGTATAAATAGAAAGAAGACTATTGAATCCTACTGGGACAGCACCAACTGGAGTCAGATTGTCCAACCATTCAAAGAAACATTTACACAGGATACTTTCAAACTAATCTTGCGTTTCTTTCATGTCAGTGACAGTGACCAAGAGCCAGAGAAAGGAACACCGGATATGATCAGCTCTACAAGTTCAGACCAGTACTAG
- the LOC137402332 gene encoding piggyBac transposable element-derived protein 4-like, which produces MYHTKGMTKGVSGQPFSVCEALMEPHINKNHHLIVDNYYTSVDLCEKFLTKGTYVTGTVRAGRVKLPNEMKVKMKNKGEILASRKGNLLAVSWVDRKQVRLLSTRSTANMVEKEVFNGTRKVPQVVVDYNSGMGGVDQSDQMTDQYSGEFRTVKLWKKVVLHLIDRTATNAYTCYKANPNIVGKKMDHHRFLIQLVEGLIGDYREPRKRVGRPSCSPVARKTARHFLEVIPDGKRKKCTVCAKPRGQGYKGSRIGTWCKDCGVGLCKGACFNSYHT; this is translated from the coding sequence ATGTATCATACTAAGGGAATGACAAAAGGTGTCTCTGGTCAGCCATTTTCTGTATGTGAAGCACTCATGGAGCCTCATATAAACAAAAACCACCATCTCATAGTGGATAACTACTACACAAGTGTAGACCTTTGTGAAAAGTTTCTGACCAAAGGCACATACGTCACAGGAACTGTAAGAGCAGGCCGTGTGAAACTTCCAAACGAAATGAAAGTGAAAATGAAGAACAAAGGAGAGAtattggctagtagaaaaggCAACCTTCTTGCAGTCAGTTGGGTGGACAGAAAGCAGGTCAGATTGTTGTCCACTCGCTCAACAGCGAACATGGTAGAGAAAGAAGTATTCAATGGAACCAGGAAAGTTCCACAGGTAGTAGTAGATTACAATTCTGGAATGGGGGGCGTAGATCAATCTGATCAGATGACAGATCAATATTCTGGGGAGTTTCGCACAGTAAAGCTGTGGAAGAAAGTAGTCCTACACCTCATTGACAGAACTGCTACCAATGCTTATACCTGCTACAAGGCTAATCCCAACATTGTAGGAAAGAAGATGGACCATCACCGCTTTCTTATTCAGTTAGTCGAAGGGTTGATTGGAGATTACCGTGAGCCTAGAAAACGTGTAGGACGACCTAGCTGCTCTCCAGTTGCAAGGAAAACTGCCAGGCATTTCCTTGAAGTCATTCCAGATGGTAAAAGAAAGAAATGTACTGTATGTGCTAAACCAAGAGGTCAAGGCTACAAAGGTTCTAGAATCGGTACATGGTGCAAAGATTGTGGAGTCGGATTGTGCAAAGGTGCTTGCTTCAACTCTTATCACACTTAG